A genomic region of Arachis hypogaea cultivar Tifrunner chromosome 5, arahy.Tifrunner.gnm2.J5K5, whole genome shotgun sequence contains the following coding sequences:
- the LOC140173263 gene encoding cullin-associated NEDD8-dissociated protein 1-like — translation MGNKITHLTTVKTFAVIASSPLRVDLSCSGAFIIVELSELISDSDIHMTALALELCCTLMSDKRSSPSAGLAVRNKVLPQALTLIKSSLLQEQVLLALQNFFAALVYSANTISANVKIYDLLIEIDESCDERVPEPLIPSLNEEPYAPLLLER, via the exons ATGGGAAATAAGATAACTCATCTTACAACTGTCAAGACATTTGCTGTCATTGCTTCTTCTCCACTTCGGGTGGATCTGTCGTGTTCTGGAGCAT TTATTATTGTAGAACTCTCGGAACTAATTAGTGATTCTGATATACATATGACAGCCCTTGCCCTTGAACTCTGCTGCACATTAATGAGTGACAAGAGGTCCAGTCCTAGTGCTGGTCTGGCTGTCAGAAACAAAGTTCTTCCTCAAGCTCTGACATTAATTAAAAGCTCCTTGCTGCAAGAGCAAGTTCTTTTGGCTTTACAGAATTTTTTTGCTGCTTTAGTCTATTCTGCAAACACTATTTCTGCTAATGTAAAGATTTATGATTTGTTGATT GAAATTGACGAGTCATGTGATGAACGGGTTCCTGAGCCACTTATTCCTTCTCTTAATGAAGAGCCGTATGCACCACTATTGCTTGAGAGGTGA
- the LOC112803907 gene encoding serine/threonine-protein phosphatase 7 long form homolog yields the protein MAEERRSMYRLNGVAHVAGSIGDEPTRCIYSVRRQQNMPLHDRIIPYLEMAGLYHLARLNSHWFWLDEPLVSAFVERWRPETHTFHMPFGECTVTLQDVAFQLGLPVDGEAVSGCLGEFETYIEGGRPACEWFQDLFGELPPPNKVKQMTVHFTWFHERFSVLPPDANEETVRIYARAYIMMLLSTQLFGDKSANWIHIRWLPFVANLDEMGRYSWGSAAWSAYLPPNDGKEQRVISYRLALDRMSARDIIWEPYSALDVLAVVHPEILTDEHSRIWRAVTSLIYFVVIEWHQVDRVVPQLGGVQHIPEDALNIDWLHAKDGRGGDRWFPHYYRDWHLHWGSRLDAVISIERVADPGPSADYLDWWYRDAHRFLSPGAAFTDPRGTEIPEEALQIGSSQVPRKSQLPHIRYRTPCISLGILDCLTP from the exons ATGGCAGAAGAAAGAAGGAGCATGTACCGACTGAACGGTGTTGCTCATGTTGCCGGTTCCATTGGTGACGAG CCCACTAGGTGTATATACAGTGTGAGACGGCAACAGAATATGCCCCTGCATGATAGGATCATCCCGTATTTAGAGATGGCTGGATTGTACCATTTGGCCAGGCTAAACAGCCATTGGTTCTGGTTGGATGAGCCATTGGTTAGTGCGTTCGttgagaggtggcgtcctgagacgcaCACGTTCCACATGCCTTTTGGAGAGTGCACAGTGACATTGCAGGACGTGGCTTTTCAGCTTGGGTTGCCTGTCGATGGGGAGGCTGTGAGTGGTTGCCTAGGTGAGTTTGAAACATACATTGAGGGTGGTCGACCAGCCTGTGAGTGGTTTCAGGACCTATTCGGTGAGCTGCCACCACCGAATAAAGTTAAGCAGATGACGGTCCACTTTACATGGTTCCACGAGAGGTTTAGTGTGCTACCACCAGATGCGAACGAGGAGACAGTTCGCATCTACGCACGTGCCTACATCATGATGCTTTTATCTACTCAGTTATTTGGGGACAAGAGTGCGAACTGGATACATATACGGTGGTTGCCATTTGTGGCGAACCTTGATGAGATGGGGCGATATAGCTGGGGTTCGGCTGC GTGGTCTGCTTACTTACCTCCGAACGATGGGAAAGAACAGAGGGTCATAAGTTATAGGCTTGCATTGGATCGCATGAGCGCTCGTGAT attatatgGGAGCCCTACTCTGCGCTTGATGTACTTGCTGTGGTCCATCCGGAGATACTCACAGACGAGCATTCTCGCATCTGGCGAGCGGTCACTTCTTTGATATACTTTGTTGTCATCGAGTGGCATCAGGTTGATAGGGTTGTCCCACAGCTTGGTGGAGTGCAGCATATCCCCGAGGACGCTTTGAACATAGACTGGCTGCATGCTAAGGATGGAAGGGGAGGAGATAGGTGGTTCCCCCATTACTATCGGGACTGGCATTTACACTGGGGGAGCAGACTTGATGCAGTCATTTCCATTGAGCGTGTGGCTGATCCGGGTCCATCAGCAGATTACTTAGATTGGTGGTACCGCGATGCTCATAGGTTCCTTAGCCCAGGGGCTGCATTCACGGATCCCAGGGGAACCGAGATACCTGAGGAGGCATTACAGATAGGTTCGTCACAGGTCCCACGCAAATCACAACTTCCTCATATCCGTTACCGAACTCCTTGCATCTCCCTTGGTATTTTAGACTGTCTGACTCCATAA
- the LOC112802373 gene encoding glutamine synthetase nodule isozyme → MSLLSDLINLNLSESGTKKIIAEYIWIGGSGMDIRSKARTISGPVSDPSKLPKWNYDGSSTGQAPGEDSEVILYPQAIFKDPFRRGENILVICDAYTPAGEPIPTNKRHNAAKIFSHPDVASEEPWYGIEQEYTLLQKDINWPVGWPIGGYPGPQGPYYCGIGADKAYGRDIVDAHYKACIYAGINISGINGEVMPGQWEFQVGPSVGISAGDEVWAARYILERITEIAGVVVSFDPKPIQGDWNGAGAHTNYSTKSMRNDGGYEVIKKAIEKLKLKHKDHIAAYGEGNERRLTGKHETADIHTFSWGVANRGASVRVGRDTEKNGKGYFEDRRPASNMDPYVVTSMIAETTILWKP, encoded by the exons ATGTCTTTGCTCTCAGATCTCATCAACCTCAACCTCTCCGAATCCGGCACCAAGAAGATCATTGCGGAATACATATG GATTGGTGGATCTGGCATGGACATCAGAAGCAAAGCAAGG ACAATCTCTGGTCCAGTGAGTGATCCTTCAAAGCTTCCAAAATGGAACTATGACGGTTCTAGCACTGGTCAAGCCCCTGGTGAAGATAGTGAAGTCATCCTATA CCCACAAGCCATCTTTAAGGACCCATTCAGGAGGGGAGAGAATATTCTT gttATTTGTGATGCATACACCCCAGCTGGAGAGCCAATCCCTACAAACAAGAGACACAATGCTGCCAAGATTTTCAGTCACCCTGATGTAGCCTCTGAAGAACCATG GTATGGTATTGAGCAAGAGTATACTTTGTTACAGAAAGACATTAACTGGCCAGTTGGGTGGCCAATTGGTGGCTACCCTGGACCACAG GGGCCATACTATTGTGGCATTGGTGCCGATAAAGCCTATGGTCGTGACATTGTTGATGCACATTACAAGGCTTGTATCTATGCTGGCATCAACATTAGTGGCATCAATGGAGAAGTTATGCCTGGCCAG TGGGAATTCCAAGTTGGTCCTTCTGTTGGTATCTCTGCTGGTGATGAGGTTTGGGCTGCTCGCTACATACTTGAG AGGATCACGGAAATTGCTGGAGTGGTTGTTTCATTTGATCCCAAGCCTATCCAG GGAGATTGGAATGGTGCGGGTGCTCACACTAACTACAG CACAAAATCGATGAGAAACGATGGAGGGTATGAAGTAATAAAGAAGGCGATTGAGAAGCTTAAATTGAAGCACAAAGATCACATTGCTGCCTATGGAGAAGGCAATGAGAGACGCCTCACTGGAAAACATGAAACTGCAGACATCCACACCTTCTCTTGG GGAGTGGCAAACCGTGGAGCATCAGTAAGAGTTGGAAGAGACACAGAGAAGAATGGAAAAGGTTACTTTGAGGACAGAAGGCCAGCTTCTAACATGGACCCTTATGTCGTAACTTCCATGATTGCGGAGACCACCATCCTCTGGAAGCCATGA